Proteins found in one Dermacentor silvarum isolate Dsil-2018 chromosome 8, BIME_Dsil_1.4, whole genome shotgun sequence genomic segment:
- the LOC119462264 gene encoding uncharacterized protein LOC119462264, with protein sequence MVNVVLADVSALSRLARTRSDARTAEPTPGPGRQRASGRAKSRSLGSTCGASSVASGGVQPAALYDPAELCAPTGHEDPHVQTGCAMHMVPNLGRVSYIWHQSSSNAEIPAASSSRSQRFPSSVSFEAMQIAELGVGSGRRHMKHFEDTASYDPRRLVLPPEPMVADEGHDLEWPAERQPEQLAQKVSPIEISAGKPTRGVLFNSSRPLFLPPDGLDQTGGSDEQTVMATSGKRTVKSKMMSLLGGWHERVPQDSTSSRTTPSDQPSPCLLSVPSERPVVLEPRRVNFDVAIADAATLPRSDGTNEAANVAELQGRSSPAQEACGRDRTTNGANELQPNDPGGAAASASAAATSMETSSLEAEKRAIVSDSQPIMGRRETQPFVRPQASTMWTVRRSGAFLFSPTRVVTRDSAQQTDQ encoded by the exons ATGGTGAACGTGGTACTAGCCGATGTTAGTGCTTTGAGTCGCCTGGCGAGGACTCGCTCTGATGCTCGCACCGCAGAGCCCACCCCCGGTCCCGGGCGCCAGCGCGCCAGCGGACGCGCCAAGTCTCGAAGTCTAGGCAGTACCTGTGGTGCCTCATCAGTGGCCAGCGGGGGCGTGCAACCGGCCGCGCTGTACGACCCGGCAGAGCTATGTGCCCCGACGGGCCACGAGGACCCACACGTGCAG ACCGGCTGCGCCATGCACATGGTGCCCAACCTGGGGCGCGTCTCGTACATCTGGCACCAGTCTTCGTCGAACGCTGAGATACCAGCGGCAAGCAGCTCACGCTCGCAGCGGTTCCCCTCCTCAGTCAGCTTCGAGGCGATGCAGATTGCAGAGCTCGGAGTCGGATCGGGCCGGCGGCACATGAAACACTTCGAAGACACTGCCAGTTACGATCCGCGCCGCCTGGTCCTTCCCCCAGAACCCATGGTTGCCGACGAAGGCCACGATCTCGAGTGGCCAGCTGAGCGCCAGCCGGAGCAGT TGGCCCAAAAAGTCAGCCCAATCGAGATTTCGGCGGGAAAGCCGACCCGAGGTGTCCTGTTCAATTCGTCGAGGCCACTCTTCTTGCCCCCTGACGGCTTGGATCAGACCGGCGGCTCAGACGAACAAACCGTGATGGCCACATCGGGGAAACGCACTGTGAAATCAAAGATGATGTCCCTGCTCGGCGGATGGCACGAACGCGTCCCTCAGGACTCCACTAGCTCTAGAACCACGCCGTCTGACCAGCCTTCACCTTGCCTGTTGTCAGTGCCATCGGAACGACCCGTTGTTCTCGAACCAAGACGAGTCAACTTCGATGTCGCTATTGCAGATGCCGCCACTCTACCACGCTCTGACGGGACAAACGAAGCAGCAAACGTGGCTGAGCTGCAGGGCCGTTCCTCGCCAGCACAAGAAGCTTGTGGCCGGGATCGGACGACCAATGGCGCTAACGAACTTCAGCCAAACGATCCCGGAGGAGCCGCAGCGTCGGCAAGCGCTGCCGCAACCTCTATGGAAACTAGCTCTTTGGAGGCTGAAAAGAGGGCCATAGTTTCGGATTCCCAGCCGATAATGGGTCGACGAGAAACACAGCCTTTCGTCCGCCCTCAGGCGTCGACGATGTGGACGGTCCGGCGTTCCGGTGCCTTCCTTTTTTCGCCGACCAGAGTGGTAACTCGAGACAGTGCCCAACAGACGGACCAATAA